In Myotis daubentonii chromosome 6, mMyoDau2.1, whole genome shotgun sequence, a genomic segment contains:
- the LOC132237193 gene encoding DET1- and DDB1-associated protein 1-like translates to MADFLKGLPVYNKSNFSRFHADSVCKAFNRRPSVYLPTREYPSEKILVTEKTNILLRYLHQQWDKKNTAKKRDQEQVDLEGESSAPPRKVARTDSPDMHKDP, encoded by the coding sequence ATGGCAGATTTTTTGAAAGGACTGCCAGTCTACAACAAAAGCAATTTTAGTCGATTTCATGCTGACTCTGTGTGTAAAGCCTTCAATCGACGCCCCTCAGTCTACCTGCCCACACGTGAGTACCCATCTGAAAAGATCCTTGtgacagaaaaaacaaacatcctTTTGCGCTACCTACATCAGCAATGGGACAAAAAGAACACTGCCAAGAAGAGAGACCAGGAGCAAGTGGACCTCGAGGGCGAGAGCTCAGCGCCTCCCCGCAAGGTCGCACGGACCGACAGCCCAGACATGCACAAGGACCCTTAA